A window of Phyllopteryx taeniolatus isolate TA_2022b chromosome 19, UOR_Ptae_1.2, whole genome shotgun sequence contains these coding sequences:
- the LOC133469507 gene encoding zinc finger protein OZF-like — MCARRTAEYEEELRGPEEPQSQRLDPVRKRQPRMVSRRGGHSKHLGPERWEQEPHHIKEEEENERFYHMKEEVELQSSYIKKEEEEEDITKLPTTGVLLKSEDEDGASEDNAGVEPPSSSSSQHMKTEGDGDHCEGSHADGLLAPLSDSDYTTSHTSDYDDEGHKAGHTDKKDWKCSQCGKAFAYKSILKRHMSAHTGEKPFSCSICGQRFSQKGFVTRHKRTHTGEKPFACSVCGQTFSENGSLRRHTRTHTGEKPFTCLVCGQTFSESGSLRRHTKTHTGEKPFACSVCGKRFSRKGHLVSHTRTHTGEKPFACSVCGQGFSHKGHLKMHTRTHTGEKHFACSVCDKRFSETGLLRRHTRTHTGVKPFSCSVCGQKFSENGSLKRHIRTHTGEKPFACSFCGQTFSENGSLKRHLRTHTGEKPFACSVCDQTFSENENLRRHTRTHTGEKPFACSDCGKPFFLKQHVKRHNCVGVSSSDQLKFPLSSEAASSVHAPRLDKTPPAQFMCDVCEENQNSPVATDHHCPENGMN; from the coding sequence GCCACAGTAAACATCTTGGTCCTGAGCGATGGGAGCAAGAGCCCcatcacattaaagaggaagaggagaatgaAAGGTTCTACCACatgaaagaggaagtggagctgCAGTCCTCTtacattaaaaaagaggaggaggaagaggatatTACCAAGTTGCCAACGACTGGTGTccttttgaagagtgaagatgaagatggTGCAAGTGAGGACAACGCAGGGgtggagcctccaagcagcagctcaagtcaacacatgaaaacagaaggtgatggagaccactgtgaaGGGTCACACGCAGATGGCCTGCTAGCTCCACTTTCAGATAGTGATTACACAACATCACACACTTCTGACTATGATGATGAAGGTCATAAGGCAGGTCACACTGATAAGAAAGACTGGAAATGTTCACAGTGTGGGAAAGCTTTTGCTTACAAGAGCATTTTAAAACGACACATGAGcgcacacactggggagaagcctttttcctgctcaatttgcggtcaaagattctctcagaagggattCGTAACAAGACACAaaagaacccacactggggagaaaccttttgcctgctcagtttgtggtcaaacattttctgagaATGGAAGCTtaagaagacacacaagaacacacactggtgagaaacctttcacCTGCTTAGTTTgcggtcaaacattttctgagaGTGGAAGCTTAAGAAGGCACACAAAAACTCATACTGGAGAAAAAccgtttgcctgctcagtttgtggtaaaagattctctcgaAAGGGACATTTAGtatcacacacaagaacacacactggtgagaaaccttttgcctgctcagtttgtggccaaggATTCTCTCACAAGGGACACTTAAAAATGCATACAAGAActcacactggagaaaaacattttgcctgctcagtttgtgacaaaagattctCTGAGACTGGACTCTtaagaagacacacaagaacccacactggggtGAAACCTTtctcctgctcagtttgtggtcaaaaattCTCTGAGAatggaagcttaaaaagacacattagaacccacactggggagaaaccgttCGCCTGCTCATTTTGTGGTCAAACATTCTCTGAGAatggaagcttaaaaagacacttgagaacccacactggggagaaacctttcgcctgctcagtttgtgatcAAACATTTTCTGAGAATGAAAATTTAAGAAGGCACACACGAacgcacactggggagaaaccgttTGCTTGCTCAGATTGCGGTAAGCCATTCTTTCTGAAGCAACATGTGAAGAGACACAACTGTGTTGGTGTGAGTAGTAGTGATCAATTAAAGTTTCCCCTCTCATCCGAAgcggcttcatcagttcatgcaccaAGGCTAGATAAGACACCTCCAGCCCAATTCATGTGCGATGTCTGCGAAGaaaaccagaacagtccagttgcgaccGATCATCATTGCCCTGAGAATGGAATGAACTGA
- the LOC133469521 gene encoding zinc finger protein 853-like yields the protein MCARRTAEYEEELRGPKERRSEHLDAVSKKHRVGLGVADDSEDLHPERQKPELSHIKKEDEDEEVHHIKEKEELQSPYIKKEEEEHVNIIEEEGAITKLPSTGVPLPPHIKEEEQLQTPHIKEEEIVPPHIKGEDNITKFILCHLMLLPKLPSIGDCLKSEDEVPSEANRGADPPSSSSSKTCSVCGQKFSRNEHLTRHTRTHTGEKPFACSICGQIFSRKGTLKCHTRTHTGEKPFTCSICGQRFSHKGTLKSHRGTHTGEKPFVCSLCGQRFSHKRILKCHRTTHIGEKPFACLICGQRFSQKLHVKTHMCVGENSSNQ from the exons atgtgtgcaagaaggaccgcagagtacgaggaggaacttcgGGGACCGAAGGAGCGACGAAGTGAACATCTGGACGCCGTTTCCAAGAAGCACCGAGTTGGGTTAGGCGTAGCAG ACGACAGTGAAGATCTTCATCCTGAGCGGCAGAAGCCAGAGCTCTCTCACATTAAAAAGGAAGATGAGGATGAAGAGGTTCATCACATCAAAGAGAAAGAGGAGCTCCAGTCCCCTtacattaaaaaagaggaggaagagcatGTCAACATCATAGAGGAGGAGGGGGCTATCACCAAGTTgccatcgactggtgtccctttgcctcctcacattaaagaggaggagCAGCTGCAGACCCCCCACATAAAAGAGGAAGAGATAGTACCCCCGCACATAAAAGGGGAGGATAATATTACCAAGTTTATTTTATGCCATCTGATGTTGTTGCCAAAGTTGCCATCGATTGGTGACtgtttgaagagtgaagatgaagttCCAAGTGAGGCGAACAGAGGGGCGGaccctccaagcagcagctcaagtaaaacctgctcagtttgtggtcaaaaattctctcgaaatgaacatttgacaagacacacaagaacacacactggggagaaaccttttgcctgctcaatttgtggcCAAATATTCTCTCGAAAGGGAACCTTAAaatgtcacacaagaacacacactggagagaaaccctttacctgctcaatttgtggccaaagattctctcataagggaaccttaaaaagtcacagaggaacgcacactggtgagaaaccttttgtctgctcactttgtggccaaagattctctcataaGAGAATCTTAAAATGTCACAGAACAACACACattggagagaaacctttcgcctgcttaatttgtggtcaaagattctcccagAAGCTACATGTTAAGACACACATGTGTGTTGGTGAGAACAGCAGTAATCAATGA